Proteins encoded by one window of Antechinus flavipes isolate AdamAnt ecotype Samford, QLD, Australia chromosome 4, AdamAnt_v2, whole genome shotgun sequence:
- the HAX1 gene encoding HCLS1-associated protein X-1, with the protein MSLFDIFRGFFGFPGPQRPRDPFFGGMTREEDDEDEDEEGRGGTPWGPRFGGPSSSEDFTFGFGFGSEDEMRFHDNFGFDELIRDFNRIFGDLGAWTLPSRPPELPGPEPETPTERRREGETIRDSMLKYPDSHQARIFNRGSDGDRGHSSPKGVPDWDSKRPLRGFDDMWPVTPDARPREDKDLDSQVSQEGLGQVLQPQPKSYFRSVSVTKITGPDGTVEERRTVVDSEGHKETTVTRREADSSSRDDSGTPRPPNLGDSSSFLDSFLGRWFRSW; encoded by the exons ATGAGCCTTTTCGACATTTTCCGGGGCTTTTTCGGATTCCCGGGGCCTCAGAG ACCTAGGGATCCCTTCTTTGGAGGGATGACTAGAGAAGAGGATGACGAAGATGAAGacgaggaaggaagaggggggaCTCCCTGGGGCCCCAGGTTTGGAGGCCCCAGCTCCTCCGAGGACTTCACTTTTGGCTTTGGCTTTGGCTCGGAAGATGAGATGCGATTCCATGATAACTTTGGCTTTGACGAACTGATTCGGGATTTCAACCGTATTTTTGGAGACCTAGGGGCCTGGACCTTGCCCTCCCGTCCCCCTG AGCTCCCAGGCCCAGAGCCAGAGACCCCCACTGAGAGGCGGAGGGAGGGGGAGACCATCCGGGATTCCATGCTCAAGTATCCTGATAGTCACCAGGCTAGGATTTTCAATCGGGGATCAGACGGTGATCGGGGGCATTCATCTCCCAAAGGAGTCCCAGACTGGGACTCCAAGAGGCCTTTGCGAGGG TTTGACGATATGTGGCCGGTGACCCCTGATGCTAGACCAAGAGAGGACAAAG ATCTTGATTCCCAGGTCTCACAGGAGGGCCTGGGTCAAGTCCTACAGCCTCAGCCTAAATCTTACTTCAGAAGTGTGTCCGTGACCAAAATAACTGGACCAGATGGG ACAGTAGAGGAGCGACGCACTGTCGTAGACAGTGAGGGCCACAAAGAAACCACAGTAACCCGTCGAGAAGCAGATAGCAGTTCTAGAGATG ATTCAGGCACCCCACGGCCTCCAAATTTGGGGGACAGCTCTTCCTTCCTGGATTCGTTCCTAGGACGATGGTTCCGATCTTGGTAG